ACCTGATTCGCGTGATTCTGGACGGGATCCCGCATCCGGCCACGCCAGCGCTGGGCAGCATGCCCGGTTTTCGCTACCAGTTGGACGATCGGCAGATCGCCGTATTGCTAAATTACCTGCGGACCGATCTGGCCCAGCGCGCTTCCTGGCCGGACCTGCCCCATCGCGTACAGCTCATTCGCCAACAAACCGAGGCCACGCCATGATTGCCAGTACCGGGATCCTGCTGATGGCGGCAGGGTTAAGCCGCCGCTACCGCCAGCAGTGCGGGCAGCACAAGCTTCAGACCGCTCCCGCCGATAACAATCCGTTTCCCCTGCTGGAACGCAACCTGCAGCTGGCGACCGCCGTCGCGGGCCAGCAGGTCAATGTGGTGCTGCGCCCGGAAGACCGCGAGATGATCGCCCTTGCGCGACGCTATCAGTGTGCGGTTACGCTGCTGGCCAGCCCCGGTTTAGGCAGTTCAATTGCCGCCGGCGTGGCAAATCGCCCCTGGTGGACGGGCTGGCTGGTGATGCTCGCCGATATGCCGTGGCTGCAGCAGAAGACCGTCATGCGGGTCTTTCAGGGACTGCAGTTTGCGGATACCGTGCGTCCGGTGTGGCACCAGCAGCCAGGGCACCCGGTAGCGTTTAGCCGGATGCTGCGCCAGTCGCTGCTGGCGCTGAGCGGTGACGCGGGCGCAAACAGCATTCTGGATCGGTACCCACCGCTGCTGATTGAGGTGAACGATCCCGGCTGCGTGCGGGACATCGACGAGCCGATGGACTGGCAAAGAGAGAGATGAACATGCTTTCACCGGATACCCGGGTGCTGGAGTTTGCGCTGAGCGAAGCCGGGCAGCACAAAGACCTCTGGCTGTGTACCGTGCTTTATACCTGGGGGTCGGCACCGCGCTCGCCAGGCGCGCTGATGGCGGTCAGTCAGACGGGGGAAGGATGCGGTTCACTTTCCGGCGGCTGCATTGAAGAACACTTCCTGCAGCGGCTGGCGCAGGGCGAATATCACATGCCAAGCCAGCGAGTGCGCTACGGCGCGGGCAGCGATATCACGGAGATTACCCTGCCCTGCGGCGGCAGTCTTGAGGTGCTGGTGGAATACCTGCCGGCTACGGCCGCAACCCTGGATTATCTGCACCGTATGCTGCTGGCCCTGCGCGGTGAGTTTGCGCAGGAAAAAAGGCTGGAACCCGGCCAGCCCGCGACGCTGGAACCCTGCCCTCATCCGACGCCCGGCCCGGCGGTGTATCAGCAGGGCACCACGCTGTGCCTGCGGCTGGCTCCGCCGGTAAATATCATTATCGCCGGGCTGTCACCGGTGGCGGAATACTGCATTGAGTTTGCCCGCGCGGTGGGTTTCACCGTGCTGGTGTGCGAACACCGCGAGGCGCTGCGGGCGGCATTCAATGCGTCAACGGTGCTGCCGGATTTCCCCGCCCGCTACCTTGAACGGCAGGGATGCACCCCGAACAGCGCGATACTTTGCCTGACGCATGACGCACGAATTGACGATTTGACGCTGATGGAGGCCTGCCGGACACCGGCTTTTTACATCGGGGCGCTGGGTTCGTGGCGCAACAGTGAAAAGCGCCGGGATCGGCTGAGGAGCGTTGCGGACCTGGATGAAATACAGCTGGCGCGTATCCACGGCCCGGTCGGCCTGGCTATCGGCAGCAAAACCCCGGCTGAAATCGCGCTGGCAATAATTGCCGATATTGTACGAGTTAAGAACGGTGCAGCAGGGAATTCTCAGCCACCGCGGTAAGGATTGTCACCCACCGCGGTGGCCTACACGTCACGGCACGTCAGGAAGGCTGACGTGCCTGACTGAACAGATTTTCCCACATGCCGATCACCAGCGCCTGATCGCGCGGCGACAGTTCGGACTGAATGGTATTTTCCAGGCTCTGCTGAACGTGGGCCTGCAACGCTTCGGGCGTATGGTCGCCGGAGAGTTCAATTTCAGCCACCGCCACGGTCAGATGGCCGCGCAGATAGCCGCTGGCAAACAGCTCGTCGTCGCTGGCGTGCTCTACCATGTCATCAATCAGGCCCAGAATACGCGCCTCGAATTCATCGATCATATCATTCCTCTGTAGGCAATTCGCTCCACGCGCATTACAAATCTTCCGGCCACGGAAAATGTTCTGCAGTCAGCGGTGGGGTAGTATAAAACGAGCGGAGTTCGGCAATCAGACGCGCCGGGCGGGCGGGGATGCCCTGTTCCAGATAAGCCATTACCTGCGCATGGACCTTGCGCTGAAAAGCAATGCGATCTGGCTCACAATCTCCTTCAAGATTGTCACAGCTTACGTTGAACGGAAAGCCCGCCGCAACAGAAAACAGCCACTCCAGCGCCTGCGGTTTAATCTCCGCGGCTTCGAACTGCGCCTGAGTAGTGGCATCACGCCCGTCCGGGCAGTACCAGTAGCCAAAATCCACCAGCTTGCGGCGCTCGGCCCCGGCAATACACCAGTGCGAAATTTCGTGCAGCCCGCTGGCATAATAGCCGTGGGCAAACACCACCCGGTTCCATGGGGATGTATCGTCTGCCGGCAGATAGATCGGCTCATCGTCGCCTTTAATCAGGCGGGTTTGAAAATCATCAACAAAGCAGCGATCGAAGATCTCAATCAGCTGCTGATAGTGGTGTTGCGTGCTCATAGCTGTTTGTCGTCAAAGTAAAAAAACGCGCAATTGTCGCATTATGTCAGCCCGGTTACGAGCACTATTACAGCGTCTGCGACTGGCGGCGAAAGGCCAGCGGCGCCAGCCCGTAATGCTCCTTGAAGGCGCGCGAAAAATGGAACGGCGAAACAAATCCGCACTGCTCGGCAATCAGCGCGACCGGCAGCTCGCTGTGGATCAGCTGGCGACCGGCATGGCGAAGGCGTACGTCGCGCAGGTAGCGTGCCGGAGTCTGGTGCAAATGGCGGCGAAACAGCGCAATGAGGTGATTAACCGAGCAGTGCGCCTGTGCGGCAATATCCTCCAGCGCCAGCGGATGCTGATAGCGCATGGCAATATATTTACAGGCTTCACGTACCCCTTTCGGCATGGTTTGTAGCGAGTCGCCCTGCGGGCCGCCGCCGCGCGAGGCATAATAGTAGAGCAGCGTTTCCGCCAGCGAGATCAGCGCACGAGCGGCACCGGCGGGCTGTGCGGCCAGGCTCATGCCCAGCTCCATCAGCTGTTCCACCTGGTTATCAAACACAATCGTCGGCGGCAGAGGCTGCAGGTCACGGTTAAAATCTCCCGGCAGCGCGGCAAAATCCAGCTGGCACCAGATATGTTCGCTGGGCCCGGCGGGATCGAAGCGAAAGAACTCGCGCTGGCCGGGCAGCAGCAGCGCCAGCATTCCTGGCAGCAGCTGCTGCGTCCGGTCGTCAATTTCAATGGTTACGCTACCGCTCAGCATGGCGATAAACTGGATGCCGCGCTGCACGCGTGGCCCGTGCGTTTCCCCCGCACCGTAGCGCGACAGACCAAAATATCCTTCCGTCGGTGCAACCGGCAGTGTGATTTCAGATATTTTTCTCACTACTCTGGTCATGTACCCTCCCGGGCCTGTCAGGCTATCTTTTCCCCCATCTTCAGCCGGATGGCGGCTAATGCAATCTCAACGCTGATGCAGCCGCTGATTTTGCGACGCGGATCAAACTTTGATTTCAGACAGGAGAAATGATGAGCAACACCAATGTTCAACTTGGCGTCAGCCCGCTGGCATGGACCAACGACGTGCTGGAAGACCTGGGCGATAACGTCTCGGCCCTGCAGTGCATGCAGGAGGCCGCCGCTATCGGCTATCAGGGGATTGAGCTGGGGCGTAAGTTCCCTCGTGAAGTCGCCACTCTTCAGCCGCTGCTGCAGGAAACCGGCCTGTCGCTGGCCTCCGGATGGTTCTCCGGCACGCTGGCGGACATCAGCGTGGAACAGGAATTACGCAACGTGGCCGATCACGCCCGTCTGCTGAGCGGCCTCGGCTGCGGGGTGATGGTGTACGGCGAGTGCAGCGGGATGCCGGGGGAGACGCCGCTGGATATCGGTATCTCGCACTCACCTGCGCTCAGCGCCATCGATTTTGATGCCTATGCGCGGCGGATGAGCGAGTTCTCTTCGGTGCTGTATCAGGAGTACGGCCTGAAGCTGGCCTACCATCACCATCTGATGATGCTGGTTGAGCACCAGGATGAGATCGAGCGCTTCTTCTCCGCCACCGCTGACGACGTCGGTATGCTGCTGGATACCGGCCACGCGGTGGCTGCAGGCAGCGATCTGAACGCGCTGATTAGCCGCTTCGGCAGCCGTATCTGCCATATCCACCTGAAGGATATCCGCCGCGAGCGCATGGCACAGGTCTACGCGCAGGATCAAAGCTTCAACGAGGGCGTGCGCGGCGGCATGTTTACCGTGCCGGGCGACGGCTATATCGACTATCAGCCGGTGGTCGACTACGTCAACGGCAGCGGCTATCGCGGCTGGCTGATTGTGGAAGCCGAGCAGGATCCGCTGAAAGCGCCACCGGTACCGACGGTGACGCGCGCCTTTACCCACGTTAACTCCCTCTTCTCGCTGTAAGGAATCATCATGTCTGACACGCTGAATATTGGTCTTATCGGCTCCGGTTTTATGGGCCAGGCGCATGCCGATGCGATTCGCCGCGCCGCGCTGCTCTACCCCAACCTGCCGAAAACGCCGGTGCTGTACGCCATTGCCGATCAAAATCAGTCGATGGCTGAACAGGCGGCGAAACGCTTTGGCGCGCTGCACGCGTTCGGCGACTGGCGCGAAATGCTGCAGGATCCGAACATCGACGTGATTGATATCACCTCGCCAAACCATCTGCACCATCAGATGGCGCTGGAGGCGATTGCCGCCGGTAAACACGTTTACTGCGAGAAGCCGCTGGCCGTCACCGAGCCGCAGGCGCGGGAGATGGCGGAAGCCGCGCGTAAAGCCGGGGTGAAAACCATGGTGGCCTTTAACAACATTAAAACCCCGGCGGCGCAGCTGGCAAAACAGCTGATTGAACGCGGCGAAATCGGCACGCCGGTGCGCTTCCGTGGCACCTTCGACCAGGGCTTCTATAACGATCCTGAACTGCCGTGGTCCTGGCGCTGCTCGAAGGAGCTGGCCGGTTCAGGCTCGCTCGGCGATTTGGGCGCGCACACGCTGTCGGTGGCGCAGTATCTGATGGGCGGCGTGAGCGAAGTCTGCGCCAGCGGCCAGACCCATCTGAAAACCCGCCCGGTGCCGGGCGTCGACAGCGGCTATGCCAGCAAGGTTGAGGCCAACGCCGAGCGCCGCGAGGTGGAGAACGATGACCAGATGCAGTGCCTGGTCACCTTCGACAGCGGTGCCGCCGGGGTGATTGAATCCTCGCGCATCGCCGCCGGGCGTATTTTTGGCGTCTACTGGGAAGTTTCCGGCACCGAGGGCACGCTGTATATGGACGGCGAGCGTTTTAACGAGCTGCAGGTGTTCCGCTTTAACGACGACAAGCGCGATCGCGGCTTTAAAACCCTGTATGCCGGTAGCCAGATCCCGTCCTATTTCGCCTTCTTTGGCTTTGATTTCGGCGGCGGCGGGCTGGGCTACTTCGACGTGAAGGTGCTGGAAGTGCACGATCTGGTACAGGGCATCTGCCGCGATGACGACTGCTACCCCAACTTTGCTTTTGGCTGGGAGAACCAGCGGATCCTGCAGGCGATTGAGGATTCAATGGATCAGCGCCGCTGGGTCAACGTCAGCCGGGGCTGAATCTCAGAAGGAAAGCGGATGCTTTGTCAGGCGCTACGACGGTTAAATTTTGCTTAATCGTAGGGGGTAGCGCCTGATTTTTTCGTATCCGGCAGGAGAATGACGCGCCGCTTACAGCGCGTGGAACCACGCAATAATTTCCGCACCGTGGCTGTCAAACAGCAGTTTGGCGCTCATCACCGCGGAAACAATGACGATCATTGGGCGAATCAGCGTCTGGCCCTTGCTCAGCACCATTCTGGCACCGAGGCGCGCGCCGCACACCTGTCCCGCCAGCATCACCACGCCCACGCCCCACACCACCTTACCGCCGAGCATAAACAGCAGCAGGCCGCCAAGATTCGAGGTGAAGTTCAGCATTTTGGCATGCGCGGTGGATTTCGCGAGGTTGTAACCGCACAGGGTGACGAACGCCAGCGCGTAAAACGACCCGGCTCCTGGCCCGAAGAAGCCGTCATAGAAACCGACGCAGCCCCCGGCGACCAGCGCAAACGGCAGGCCGTGCAGGCGACGATGACGATCCTCTTCGCCAATGCGCGGCATCAGCAGGAAGTACAGACCAATGGCAATCACCAGCAGCGGCAGCAGCTGGCGCAGAATGTCGCCCTTGACGTGCTGCACCAGCAGCGCACCGCAGATCGAACCCAGAAACGTCAGGGCGATATTCAGCTTCTGCTCGCGCAGATCCACCGCCTTACGGCGAATAAAATAGAGGCTGGCGGAGAACGAGCCGCCGACGGACTGCAGCTTGTTGGTGGCCAGCGCCTGCGCCGGAGACAGCCCGGCAGCGAGCAGTGCCGGCACGGTCAGTAACCCACCGCCCCCGGCGATTGAGTCAATAAAACCGGCAAGCAATGCCACCAGAAACAGCACCCCCAGTAACCACGGGGCAACGGCAAACCACTCCATCTGAGTTCCTTAGATCCTGAATGTAACGGCGATCAGAGCAAATGCCGATCCAGCAGCGCCTGACAGGCCTGCGGCAACGGTGGCGGCTCGCGTTTTACCGGCGGGGTGGTACCCGGTTTCGGCGGAGCAAACCAGCTTTGCAGCTCGGCTCCGCAGCCATCGCCCGCAGGCGGCAGCGGCTGATCCTCACACTGCAGGCTGCCCGCCGGGCAGCGCAGGCGCACGTGCATATGCGCACGATGCTGGAACCACGGACGCACCTTGCGCAGCCAGTCGCGATCGGCGCCGGCATCGGCGCACAGCTGCTTTTTGATCGCCGGGTTGACGAAGATACGCGTCACGTCATTATCCTTCGCCGCCAGCTTGATCAGGCTGTCGATCTGCGGCTGCCAGTGGCGCGCAACGACGTTTTTACCGTCGGCGCTGACCAGATCCAGCGGCTGCGGCTTCAGCAGCATCTGCTGCGTCCAGCGCTGCTTCGGCAGCTGGAGCCAGATATCCACGTCCAGACCGGACTGGTGGCTGGCGTGGCCGCTGCTGAAGCGCCCGCCGGCCGCCATGCCCATATCCCCCACCAGCACTTCGCCCAGACCCAGCTGGGTGGTACGCGTACTGAGGCGCTGGATAAAGGCGATCAGATCGGGATGACCGAAATAACGACGCTGATCGGTGCGCATCACCTGATAGCCCGGTGCCTCCAGCGGCAGCGCCTGAGCGCCGATAATGCAGCCGTTAGAAAACGCGCCAATCGACTGCGGCGCACCGCTTATCGGCTGGCGAATTGTCTGCCACGGCGTGGCCGCCACGGATGCGGCAGAAACCAGCAGGGTACACAGCAGAAGCAGCGTCTTTTTCATCGTCGTTACCAGCGTGGGATATCGGTGTGAACGTCAGCGTTCTGCGCGCGATGGCGCAGCAGGTGATCCATCAGCACAATCGCCATCATCGCTTCGGCAATCGGCACCGCACGAATGCCCACGCAGGGATCGTGACGGCCTTTAGTGATCATTTCCACTTCTTCGCCGCTGCGGGTAATGGTCTGGCCCGGTACGGTGATGCTGGAAGTGGGTTTCATCGCAAGGTGCGCAATAATGGTCTGGCCGCTGCTGATGCCGCCGAGAATGCCGCCCGCGTGGTTGCTCTGGAAGCCGCTGGCGCGGATTTCATCACGGTGCTGGCTGCCACGCTGGTTAACCACCGCGAAACCGTCACCGATTTCAATGCCCTTCACAGCGTTGATGCTCATCAGCGCGTGCGCCAGGTCGGCGTCCAGGCGATCGAAGACCGGTTCACCAAGGCCGACCGGAACCCGCTCCGCCATCACCGTGATTTTCGCACCAATCGAGTCGCCCTCTTTTTTCAGGCCGCGCATCAGTTCGTCCAGCGCCTCGATTTTGTCCGGATCCGGGCAGAAGAACGGGTTCTGCTCAACCTGATCCCAGTCCTTCAGTTCGCAGGCCACGTCGCCGATCTGCGCCAGGTAGCCGCGCACCTGAATACCGTGCTTCATTTCCAGATATTTTTTGGCAATCGCCCCCGCCGCAACGCGCATGGCGGTTTCACGGGCGGATGAACGGCCGCCGCCACGATAGTCGCGGAAGCCGTATTTTTGATCGTAGGTGTAATCGGCATGGCCAGGGCGGAACAGATCTTTGATCGTGCCGTAATCCTGTGAACGCTGGTCGGTGTTCTCGATCAGCAGCCCAATGCTGGTACCGGTGGTGCGGCCTTCAAACACGCCGGAAAGGATTTTGACCCGATCCGGTTCGCGGCGCTGGGTGGTGTAGCGCGAGGTGCCAGGGCGGCGACGGTCGAGATCGTGCTGCAAATCGGCTTCGGTCAAGGGAATGCCCGGCGGCACGCCGTCAACGATACAGCCGAGGGCGATACCGTGAGATTCGCCAAACGTCGTTACCCGAAATACTTGTCCAATGGTATTACCCGCCATACTGGCTCCTCGATCTGTTTTTCTAATTAGTCTTTGAACATTTTGAAGTGATGCTGGGCATCGATAATCTGCTGTTTGGTCAGCATAAATACGCCGTCACCACCGTTATCGAACTCCAGCCAGGTGAAAGGCACATCCGGGTACTGTTCGATCATATGCACCATGCTGTTACCCACTTCGCAGATCAGCACGCCGTCATCGCTCAGATAGTTTGGCGCGCAGGCCAGAATACGACGCACCAGCTTCAGGCCATCGCGCCCCGCCGCCAGGCCCAGCTCCGGCTCGTGACGATATTCATCGGGCAGATCGTCCATATCGTCCGCATCCACGTACGGCGGATTGGTGACGATCAGATCGTACTGCGTTTCCGGCAGGCCGCGGAACAGATCGGCGCGGATCGGCGTGACGTGCTGGTCAAGACCGTGAGCGCTGATGTTCTGCTCGGTGACCGCCAGCGCATCGGTGGAGATATCAACCGCATCCACTTCCGCTTCCGGGAAGGCGTAGGCACAGGCTATCGCGATGCAGCCGCTGCCGGTGCACATGTCCAGAATATGGCGCGGCTCGTCGCTGATGATGCCGTCGAAACGGTTATTGATCAGTTCACCCACCGGCGAACGCGGCACCAGCACGCGCTCATCAACGTAAAATTCATGGCCGCAGAACCACGCTTTATTGGTCAGATAGGCAACCGGAATGCGCTCGTTAACGCGGCGGATCACCCGCTCAACGATACGGTGACGCTCGCTGGAGGTCAGGCGCGCGGTGTGCATATCTTCCGGGATATCCAGCGGCAGGTAGAGCGTTGGCAGCACCAGCTGAACGGCTTCGTCCCAGGGATTGTCGGTGCCGTGGCCGTACCAGATATCAGCAGCAGAAAAGCGGCTGACCGACCAGCGCAACATATCCTGAATGGTGTGCAGTTCATTCACTGCTTCATCGACGAAAATTTTGTCCAAAGTGCCCTCCGCAGGCCGTTCGTTAAACCCGGGCGCTAGTTTGCCACGAAGACGCAGATAATTCAGCGCGAGGGGATGAAAAAGCTGAGATTTGTTTAGTGCCAGGCGGAAGAAAAGGTAGACTGACGGCAGAAAACATTATGATGATGCTGAATGCAGGCCTGATGCCCGCGTCATTCTGAGAACAAGCGGTGAGTTGAGATGAGTAAAAAAGAGAAACTGAGCGTGGAGGACCAGGCGCTGTTTCGCGGGCTGATGACCGGAACGCGCAAGCTGGCGCAGGACACCATCGTTCATAAACCGCCGCGTAAAAAAGTCAGCGAAGTGCCGCAAAAACGCCTGCTGTCCGAGCAGATGGATGCCAGCCACTACTTTTCCGATGAATTCCAGCCGCTGCTGGCCAATGAAGGCCCGGTGCGCTACGTGCGTGCCGACGTCAGCCACTACGAGCTGAAGAAGCTGCGGCGCGGCGACTATACACCGGAAATTTTTCTCGACCTGCACGGGTTAACCCAGCAGCAGGCCAAGCAGGAGCTCGGTGCGCTGATTGCCGCCTGTCGGCGCGAGCATATTTTTTGCGCCAGCGTAATGCACGGGCACGGCAAACATATTCTGAAGCAGCAGACGCCGCTGTGGCTGGCTCAGCATCCGTGGGTCACGGCGTTTCATCAGGCGCCAAAGCTGTTCGGTGGCGATGCGGCCCTGCTGGTGCTGATTGAAGTTGAAGAGTGGGCGCCGCCGGAACTGCCCTAAAAAGCATCAGAATTGATTGCGGACGCAGCGCTGGCGCAAGAGATGAACAGGCAGGAGTGCAATATGGGCCGACCGCAGAACGAGGTCGACCCGGAGCCTGATCTAGATAGCTTTGGCGAGTTTGGCTGGAGAAACCTGCCACTCAAGTTTGCCCTGGGCGCTGTCAGGATCGAAATCCACGCAGGCAATGGCGGAGGTGGAAAACATCGGCGGCGCTTCCTGCGGGCAGAGCTCGGCAACCAGATACCCCACCAGCGGCAGGTGCGAAATCACCAGCGCCGATTTCACGCCCTTGTTAGCCAGAACCTGCAGATAGCACGCCACCTGAGCGGGATCGCCGCCGGGCGTCAGTTCAGGCAGGACCTCTTCACCTGACGGCAGGTTCAGCGCTTCACGCACCGTATTCAGAGTCTGCCTTGCCCGCAGGTAAGGACTGACCAGCACGCGTTCAATATCCACAGACTGACCGTTAAGCCAGGCCGCCATTTGACGGGACTCATCACAGCCGCAGTGGGTCAGAGGTCTTACTGAATCACTGGCTGCATCCAGAGCCGCATCACCGTGACGCATTATAAAAACTTGCATATAGCACCGCTGTTGTTAAACAAAAACGCCGGAGGTACAACGCCACCGACTCTTCATTCAGAGAATGAACGGTGTGTTGTACCTAATGCCTTTAGTATAGTCAACCGATTGTTTACTTAGTGAGCGACCGGTATAACACCCCGACAGAGCAACCTACTTTCTGGTCAGAATTAACTCGCTGAATCGCCGCCGCTATCCAGCGTAACATCCGGTCCGTAGAAGGTTTTCTGTTCTTCCATCATTTTTTTCAACCCTTCACAGGGCGCGAAGCGCGGACCAAATCGCTGCGCCAGCTGCTCAAGGGTAGCGACAACCTGAGCAATTCCTATCCGGTCCATATAGCGGAACGGACCGCCGAGGAACGGTGGGAAGCCAATACCGAATACCGCGCCGATATCCCCATCCCGCGGGCTGCGAACGACCCGTTCGTCCAGGGCGCGGGCGGCCTCGTTAAGCATCATCATCACACAACGGGTGGCAACATCTTGTGCGCTAAGACAAGGTTTTGGCGTCAGCCTCAGCAGACGGTAGATTTCAGCGTCAGCCTTTTTCTTCGTGCCCGGGCGCTTACCGTAAAGATAAAAGCCGCGCCCGTTTTTACGCCCCTTGCGGTTATCATTAAGTACCGCGTCCAGTTCTTCAGGCAGCGCGAAGCGTTCCCCCCAGGCCTTTTCCAGCACCGGCATAATATGCGTGCCGACATCAATGCCCACCTCGTCCAGCAGCTGCACCGGCCCGACCGGGAAACCAAACCGGACCAGCGCATCGTCGATCGCTTCGATTGGTTCACCGGCAAGCAGGCAGTGCATCGCTTCAATAACGTAAGGCGCGAGGATACGGTTGACGTAAAAACCGGCTTTATCCGCGACCACAATCGCCGTTTTTCCCTGTTTCTTCGCCAGCGCTACCGCCGTTGCCACGGTCACATCGCCGGTGCCCGCATGCGGGATCACTTCGACCAGCGGCATTTTTTCCGGCGGGCTGAAGTAGTGCAGGCCGATCACGTTTTCCGGGCGCTGCGCGTGGGCAGCGATATCGGCAATCGGCAGCGAAGAGGTGTTGGAAGCAAAAATCGTCCGGGGTCCACAGTGGGCCTCGACTTCCGCCACCATTTTTTGCTTGAGCGCCAGGTCTTCGAACACGGCTTCAATAATCACCTCCCGCTGGCTGAAGCCCTGATAGTCGGTGCCGCCGGTAATCAGCGCCATTTGCTGCTGTCTGCCAGACTCCGTCAGGTGCCGGCGCTTAACCGCTTTGCTTAATACCTGCCAGCTGGTTTTCAGCGCGTGGTTTATCCCCTGCACATTGACATCCTTGATGCGCACCGGCAGCCCGGCGCGGGTGGCGGTCACGCAGGCGATACCGCCGCCCATCAGCCCACCGCCCAGTACGCCAATGCTGCGCAGCGCAAGCGGTTCCTGCCCTGCTCCCGGATCTTTCTTTAGCGCGGTAGTGGCAAAAAACAGCCCGCGCAGCGCGGCAGACTCCGGCGTCATCGCCAGCTCGCCAAAAGCACGAGCTTCCGCCTCGTAGCCGCTGCCGGTGCCCTGCTCCAGACCCTGGCGCACCACCGTCAGGATTTTATCCACCGCGGGATAGTTGCCGTGG
The sequence above is a segment of the Erwinia sp. SLM-02 genome. Coding sequences within it:
- the prmB gene encoding 50S ribosomal protein L3 N(5)-glutamine methyltransferase, with protein sequence MDKIFVDEAVNELHTIQDMLRWSVSRFSAADIWYGHGTDNPWDEAVQLVLPTLYLPLDIPEDMHTARLTSSERHRIVERVIRRVNERIPVAYLTNKAWFCGHEFYVDERVLVPRSPVGELINNRFDGIISDEPRHILDMCTGSGCIAIACAYAFPEAEVDAVDISTDALAVTEQNISAHGLDQHVTPIRADLFRGLPETQYDLIVTNPPYVDADDMDDLPDEYRHEPELGLAAGRDGLKLVRRILACAPNYLSDDGVLICEVGNSMVHMIEQYPDVPFTWLEFDNGGDGVFMLTKQQIIDAQHHFKMFKD
- the smrB gene encoding endonuclease SmrB — protein: MSKKEKLSVEDQALFRGLMTGTRKLAQDTIVHKPPRKKVSEVPQKRLLSEQMDASHYFSDEFQPLLANEGPVRYVRADVSHYELKKLRRGDYTPEIFLDLHGLTQQQAKQELGALIAACRREHIFCASVMHGHGKHILKQQTPLWLAQHPWVTAFHQAPKLFGGDAALLVLIEVEEWAPPELP
- the sixA gene encoding phosphohistidine phosphatase SixA — its product is MQVFIMRHGDAALDAASDSVRPLTHCGCDESRQMAAWLNGQSVDIERVLVSPYLRARQTLNTVREALNLPSGEEVLPELTPGGDPAQVACYLQVLANKGVKSALVISHLPLVGYLVAELCPQEAPPMFSTSAIACVDFDPDSAQGKLEWQVSPAKLAKAI
- the fadJ gene encoding fatty acid oxidation complex subunit alpha FadJ is translated as MEQISAFTLTMRLDNVGVITIDVPGEKMNTLKAEFAGEIRSVLQRACANPQLAGLVIVSGKADSFIAGADIAMIAACDSAQQAEKLARQGQKVMAEIAALPVPVVAAIHGACLGGGLELALACHHRVCTLDDKTRLGLPEVQLGLLPGSGGTQRLPRLIGASVALDMILSGKTLRARQALKCGLVDEAVPHAILLETAVKTVLKAREVRKPLPLRERLLTGPAGRALLFTLAKRRAQAKTHGNYPAVDKILTVVRQGLEQGTGSGYEAEARAFGELAMTPESAALRGLFFATTALKKDPGAGQEPLALRSIGVLGGGLMGGGIACVTATRAGLPVRIKDVNVQGINHALKTSWQVLSKAVKRRHLTESGRQQQMALITGGTDYQGFSQREVIIEAVFEDLALKQKMVAEVEAHCGPRTIFASNTSSLPIADIAAHAQRPENVIGLHYFSPPEKMPLVEVIPHAGTGDVTVATAVALAKKQGKTAIVVADKAGFYVNRILAPYVIEAMHCLLAGEPIEAIDDALVRFGFPVGPVQLLDEVGIDVGTHIMPVLEKAWGERFALPEELDAVLNDNRKGRKNGRGFYLYGKRPGTKKKADAEIYRLLRLTPKPCLSAQDVATRCVMMMLNEAARALDERVVRSPRDGDIGAVFGIGFPPFLGGPFRYMDRIGIAQVVATLEQLAQRFGPRFAPCEGLKKMMEEQKTFYGPDVTLDSGGDSAS